Part of the Drosophila santomea strain STO CAGO 1482 chromosome 2L, Prin_Dsan_1.1, whole genome shotgun sequence genome is shown below.
AAtctaaacatttaaaatactAATGTAGTACGaaatccaaacaaaaaaccttTAATTGGGGTATTTCGCAAGATATCAGAACAACTTTCGTTTGAACTTTTTGGTAATTATTCTACTTGCCTCGGgacgaaaaatattttttaatttttttacgTGAAACCagatataaaatgtattttggCGAAGGCAAATACATGAATTAGTTCAATGACTTCATCAGTTAAGTTctttgtacatatgtatgtatgtacatcaCTCGCCGCTAATCAATTTAGGCCTCATCAGCGTCATCATTGTCAAATCAGACAGTAAAAACAGAAAATGCGAGTGCAGACGGAGGAAGGAAACTCCCAATTTAACGTACAATACTGATCCAGAAAATACAATAAACTTGCATATAAATGGCAATAAATCTAACTCAACCAAGTGACAATCGCAAAtgaataactaaataaatcCGATTCGAGTTCCTTTGCACATTTgcacgtacatatgtatgtatatatgtacgtgCATATACTCATGGGCCAGTCAGGCAAATGACCCATTAAGTAGTAAGCAAAACAACACCTAGAGCGCCGGTTTTCGATCAAATGTAAATCAATGTAAATCAAATGTAAATATGGCGAATCTTCGTCCAAAAATATGAGCAAATGAAACCGGAAATGGCACACGGGGAAAGAAATAATGGAAATGGAAGGGCATCAGGCCGACTAGGACCTGCACCCACAGACTTTGTCCATAGTGCCGGCGAGCATTTAACCTTGAGCCGGCAACTGATTACAAAATTGCAACGATAACTGCCAGTGACCCCAtggcaaagaaaataaaatggaaagtGCTGGCACATAGGGGGAACGGAGAAGAAGGCTGAAGAACCAATCGCTAAATTCTGCCTTGATAAGTCATCGTCTTAGCAGCCCCAGTTGGAACAAACAGACGACCAACTGGTAGACAGctatattttgcatttttgtttctgtttcgttTCCGCCAGATGTTGACACGAAGGCCAACGAAGTGGGGTGAAGTTTGAGGCGGTTGTAAGGTGGTTTGAAGGTTGGCGGTAGGTGGtcaaagaaataaaaccaattttcCCGGGACCGAAGCACTGAGCTGAATTTGAATCTggtaaattaattgaattgaaaaaaGGATAACCTCACTAAGCTAGTTTAAATGGATCAAGAGGGATAATTCAGACTCTACAGAtctgaaagaaatattttttaattaatccACGAATATCATAATAATCTTCTGATTTTAGCTGCAGGGATATAAAAACTAGCGCTGACTGAGGCTTGCACCCTTTCCGTTTTTAAATAATGgcaaattatatattaattaattttaatattttttttttgtgtttttttttgttttgtgattAATATAACAATAGAAATATCTGTTTGAATTTAACTTAAAACCAACTAGATCATGCCTAAAAAGTGGACAACGATTATTAACAACACCTAAAATGTTAGTTTACTTACCTTGCAACTCGGCCAACTGCTCTGTCGTCATAACAATTGGGAGAATCTGATCGGTAGTGCTGGGATCTATCAAATTTGGATCAGCAATCGGACCCATATAGCACTTGCGCATCCTCAGATACTGTAGCCAGACATTTTTCGACTCCCCGGAGGCTCCTTTTTCGCCAGCGTTATGGACGTCGAGATTGATTTGACTTTCATTCAGAAACATCTGGCGTATAAGGTGGAAGTGGCTGTTGGTGATGTAGATGTTTGGCTGCGCCGACCTTGTTTTCTGAGCAAAGAACATTGGTTgttaataaattttacatgTCTCGAGGTCAATTAGATCTTTCATTAACATTGCTAGCTAGTAGTGTCGTTGAATGacacaaaattaatttaaaaatatttcatgcGATATTAAGAAAATCAATTGATTGACAATATGTTGAATCAATTATGTTGTGTTAACCTGTTCCTGCATCACGGACCGCATAAAGTTTTCACTGATCAAGTGGATGTTGTAGTCTCGCAGATCGACCATCAAGCTCTCCATACTCAGGTTCCTTTCTCGCAACTCGCGCACCTGTGCGTCCAGCTGGCGCTTGTCCTCCTCATAAAGTTGCAGGGTCTGCTCCCAATCGGTTTTAATTGTGCGGACGTCGCACCATTGCTTCTGGCGAAGGAGCCGCTGGCCGATGAACTGCTCCACGAGATGGGTCAGCTTGGACAGGACATAGAAGCACAAAAATATCCACAGGACAATCACGCACAAGTGAAATATGCTCCTCCCGCTTAGGTCCTCGGCTTCTACCTCCACATGTTCTAGTCGTCCCAGTCTCGGGGATACGTTCCATATACGTCCTCCTAATATCTTGTTTTCCATACTTGAAATTCTCGTGTTTTTGTGGTGTTTGCTTGTGATAATGGTGGTGGAAATACATTTGAGCATAAACAAACTAAATTCTACACATGAAAGAACTCTCGAAGCCTtctatttaaaagttttaaagttAATAATCAACAGTATTAAACACTTTTCTTGAATTGTGTAGCGATGTAGTCTTTGGTTTTCAATTCATTTAGGATAATATTCTAACGTGGTCTGTCTactttcaaattttaatttgatagTTTTAGTAGCGGCTAACTTAATAACATGAAAACATGCCCGGTTAAAAAGATATGTTTGCAACGCGACTAACAATTTGTGGATCCCGtttctatttattattattttgagctacgttttaattttaggctattgtttgtttgtgtgcgtgtctgGGGTTTCCCATTTTATGAACTAATTAGATAAAAGGCCAAAAGAATTAAGAACCGCAGCAGCTGCGTCGCGATTCGTACATTGCCCTTTTTTAAGGATTTTTCGCATAGAGATTATTCACAGAATCTCCTGAATcctgcaaatcgatagaaatttaaaagactaatacaaaaaagaaaaaatatcaaaacatttttcaaaagtgagggcgtggcagttttgggcggtttgtgggcgttagagtgggcgtggcaaaatgaatcgacaaacttgcgctgcgtctatgtctttggagtgtgcatgctgaatctcaactttctttttatagttcctgggatctcgacgttcatacgggcagacggacggacagacggacggacagacggacatggccagatcgactcggctattgatcctgatcaagaatatatatactttatatggtcggaaacgcatccttctgcctgttacatacttttcaacgaatctagtatacccttttactttacgagtaacgtgtataacaatacaaaataaacagaatCCCAAACAGTGAAAGAAATTTGCACTAATTAAATGTTTGACATGCATCGTGCATCGACAGCATGGCAGCCCAATGCACACttgattaaataaatgcaatttaaaaacaagagagttTCATGTCTATCTGATACCTAGTGTAGGTGCGAGGAAGAAATTTCCACAGTGAACGTTTTTGGGGTGTGTGGGTAGAGTAGGCGTGACCAAAAAAATTGTTGAtaaatcgagagaaatttacaagagtaacaaaaatgtgaaaaaatatcaaaacattttgcaaaggtgtgggcgtggcagttttggacggtttgtgggcgttagaaagaGCGTGGCAAAATGAGTCTACAAACTTGCTCCGCGTCTACGTCCCTAgaatctgtatgcttagtctcaaccttctagcttctgagttcctgagatcttgatgttcatacggacaggcggacatggccagatcgactaggctaatgatcctgatcaagaatattacatatactttatatggtcggaaacgcttccttctacctgttacatattttcaacgaatctagtataccctagTATAATAATCACGAGTTTGCCTTAGTTCTTGGTGTGGCCTGAGGTGTATGGGTGCATAGGGACCCCAAATACGGACGACGCAAACTGCGTTGTGGCAAGTGCATGGTTATTTCTGTAGCCAAAAGCTTTGTTTTTATCAGCCAGCATTGTCGGGTGCTTACTGGAGCATCAGCTCCTAGCCCCCGGTTAAAGCAGTAGCGCGTGTTGCAATTACAGCACCCAACACTCACAGCTAAGCCAATGAGTTGGCACTTGCACAACAAGAGCTCAGTTTCCCCAGCCTCCTGAATACTGatgagtttttgttttgcccgTATTGCGATCCAGTTGACTTGTTCAGGAAATAGTTATCGATAACTGGCGCGACAAGGGCACGCCAATTAAATATGTTCGTACGCTGGTTTTTTGCTTAGTATGCAAGCTGGGGGATTACCTGTCAGTGAGCATTATGATCAGAATTGTTGGCACCCAGGATGCCACACATCTACAAAAATGTTGGGAGCTCGTTTGGTGTTACCCCAAAATTCGTCACTCTTAATGAAATAATGTCATGCCATAAGTcaacataaacaacaaaacatgTAAATATTCGCACTGTAAAATATGAAAACGCAATGGGCCGTTAAGGCCcccaacaatttttttaaatagcaAAATATCAAAgagtgaaaaacaaatttcattaacatattattttcgaataataagtatttattttctttgctaCGAGTCTACCAGGTCCCATTCAAAGATTGACTAGATCTTGGATAATGACCGAATCCTAGTCCAAAGtaattttatagtttttttcttgtaaaattgcaaattaatagAACACAGACTACTTTGGAAAATTGCACGTCGGGAAGTGTAAAACATCGACTCTTTTTAATCTATGATGGATAAGCAAATACATTGgccatataaatattaattttatggGCGTCAGAATGGGCATGGCCAAATTGACAATGCCAAAATCTTACAGATCCTGAGATCTTGATCTAGAGCATGGCTGtatcgactcggctagtgATCCCGTTTAACAACATAACAtactatataatttattgcaaGTAAGTATGGATAATACAAATAATGCGTTATCCTATTTCTTTGCGGTAATACAAAACTAGACAAAGCAACATCGGCAAGCCCACGTAAATCTTATTACACTTGCTCAATTCGGCCCACTGTGTCTGTACATGACCTTTTCACCAACCACTTGCATGGCAGGGCCATGtgtttacatatgtacatatagtaCATACAGCCCGTCTGGATAACTATGGCACTTGCTCTCCTTTGGTCTGTCGACTACTGCCGTCACCCATTCATGGGCGCTTATCGGTAAACAACCGCCAATCTTTGCCTATTTGCCCAACGTGGAGTCATCTATTCCTTTTTGCCCACTTTTACTGCCCGTTCCTCCAGTCTTCGTCGCGCGGCTCACCACGACTACCTCAACTGCAAAACGTCGCCCCGCCACTGAGCGACACTAAACCAGACTTGGCCTCCCTTCTATGCCTGCCCTCTGCTTATTGTGGCACCCGATTCAAAGTCAAAATCATACCAAAAGACAAGCCGAACCGCTCTGATCCGAAGCGAAGCAACCCCAGCCACACAAGGCAAACCAcattagcaaaaaaaaatataaaaataaaacaaattataaaacgTTCGTGCACGCTTTAAACTTCATGAACTAAGCCCAAGAAACTGTAgctaaataagaaataatatcTCTAAATATCTGAAGTGTTGGTGTGCTTTTTCTTCTTATGTGAATTGTACATCTTTTCTCTCTGTGTCTGTGTCGgccttttttgcatttaatggTTTGATGGTGAGGATGAGCGGGGGCATGGTGTTGTGAAGCAGAAGCAGATTGGTGCAGTCTGTCTATGggtataaaaccaaaacaccAGGCACCGACAGCAACAACCATCGGCAGCGTTGTCGTTGTCGGTCGGTCGTTCAGTGGATTTGTGTGTCTTCGCATAAATTTTGCAGCTTGAGCGACAGGCATGTAGACAAGTTTTTTGTcctttcttttgtttctattttctagCCAGCTATCTCGCTCGCTAAATGCACATAGATACACACACGTAGCCAATGTAGCTGGTGGATGATGCTCAGATACATTATGTGTTATCTGTGTCTATCTGTGCACTGCAATAACAGGATAAAATGAATAAGAATGAACTAGTTCCAACTAGAAGACAACTTATTCAAATTGGATACACCCGATATATTGCATCTTAAACGAAGACGTGTTTCAGACTAAAAGGTCAACGTGATTAATGATTAGAGCATTAGTTATAAGTTTAATCAAGCTATACAAAGAAGtgtttctttgtttattttcgttttagGTGAAATTACTCAAAAGCAATCGTTTCTAAACAGACAACAATTCTTCTTTTAAAAAAGCTTGTTTTTTAAGAGCTATGTTAACTCACATCAAACCTCTTTCTTTCTATGAACGGTATCGTCTACTCAAGCAAGTTCAAGTTTTCACTATTTGGCATTCGGCTCTCTtctatttcatttattttccgaCGAACTACCCCAACAAAAGGCATGCACATGACTTCGATCGCTCCCCCCTCTCTCACCTACTCTCACCCCCAAAGCTAGACAAACTCTCTCACGCCCACATGCAgttacacagatacacagatacacataGGAAAGCACAGATACATGTTGCACCCATACTCTAAGCAATTGCTCTAGTGTACTACTGAACTGAGAGTCGTTTGGCAGTCggccaagaagaagaagaatgGGAGTGGAGAAGAGT
Proteins encoded:
- the LOC120444062 gene encoding uncharacterized protein LOC120444062 isoform X1, with the protein product MLKCISTTIITSKHHKNTRISSMENKILGGRIWNVSPRLGRLEHVEVEAEDLSGRSIFHLCVIVLWIFLCFYVLSKLTHLVEQFIGQRLLRQKQWCDVRTIKTDWEQTLQLYEEDKRQLDAQVRELRERNLSMESLMVDLRDYNIHLISENFMRSVMQEQKTRSAQPNIYITNSHFHLIRQMFLNESQINLDVHNAGEKGASGESKNVWLQYLRMRKCYMGPIADPNLIDPSTTDQILPIVMTTEQLAELQDGFTIAKNKGEI
- the LOC120444062 gene encoding uncharacterized protein LOC120444062 isoform X2, yielding MLKCISTTIITSKHHKNTRISSMENKILGGRIWNVSPRLGRLEHVEVEAEDLSGRSIFHLCVIVLWIFLCFYVLSKLTHLVEQFIGQRLLRQKQWCDVRTIKTDWEQTLQLYEEDKRQLDAQVRELRERNLSMESLMVDLRDYNIHLISENFMRSVMQEQKTRSAQPNIYITNSHFHLIRQMFLNESQINLDVHNAGEKGASGESKNVWLQYLRMRKCYMGPIADPNLIDPSTTDQILPIVMTTEQLAELQGMI